The following DNA comes from Astatotilapia calliptera chromosome 6, fAstCal1.2, whole genome shotgun sequence.
TCTCTTACACCAAGCCACAGTTACCCATTAATACTCACATTCATACCGCACACAGAGCCATCAAAGTCACAGAAATGTATAGTTGTGTACTAAGACTAAGTTTGAAGATGGGATGAACCATAAATATGAAGCAAAGAAGAATAACTTTTTGTGATGATCAGCTTGCACACTTAAAGCTTGTGTCACACATTCATGGGGTTTGTGACTGTTGTGAATCCACaggaaaaactcttttaaaGATTTAGAGTTACCCATCAATAACATTATGTTTTTATGATGGCTTTATCCGAGCTATGAAATGATCTTTTTATACTTACACATACTTATTACCTGTCATTTAAACTGCAGTTGACTCTGCCAAAGTTATGTTTTTGATAGTGTTTGCTTGCGTGCCTGTATCATGTTATTATAGTTTGacacatgtcacatttgacctctgacctcactttaaATTTGGCATCTGCCTTTCCTTCAAGTAGACCCCAGAACGTTTTATATCTCTTGATATAACCTCAAGCAAAAGATTACAAGCTGCCTATTTAGTTAGAAAGATACTCTcgtataatattatataataagcTCAAGTTTATGTccagttatttacaaatcaatgCCTATTATCCACGACCTACTCCTAcattatattaatttaattagaCAAAACATCTGTCATGCTACCTGATTTTTAGTGCAatagaaactttttaaaataaatgtttaaaatatacaaatttaTAGAAAATACTATTGCTGTGAAGAAGGACCACAAATGGACACACTGTATgggtttattttccttttattgccatcacacacactactgacaGTCTCTTTGTCGTTTTTCCCCGGCTTGGCACCCACGCGAGCAGCTTCCAGCCACACTCTGACACACCTCCCCACTCTCTGCTCCGGCTTCACTAAAAATCAgacaggaaaagagagagagctcaTTAACTATAACACCACACACGTGTCCCACCAACCTCCCTGGCACTGCCccttgagctcactgcaccacccctcccctgcagctgagccaagGACCACACCTCTGCCACAATCGCCTATTGGTTTGTTTTGTCTAGGATGattctgctttttcattttattttttaatttacattaaatTTACAGATATAAAATCCATATCCTGGGACAATGCAGAAAATTCTAGAGACAGAGGCTTATTTTCTCTTTAATCctttgaatcagaatcagaatgctttattaatccctaaggaaattgtgtgggttacagttgctccaagacagtaacagtaaaagacgaaactatttaaataatacaatatgttaCGGAGTTTACAAATTTAGGAAATAGCACCTACTGTACTGAACTGTGGAACTGTAGATACTTTGACAAAGGTTGCTTTTAATGGTATACTGTTCAgacattttcaattaaaaagaaagagtgacataagaagaaaaaaacatcaactgtTTGTGTGAAAGTTTCCTAAAAAGGTCACAATCAGGTTTCTTATCAGCCATGTGCTTCATTCCCTCTTTTGCCCTTCAGTGCCACCTGCTGTTCGATTCACTACAGGACCTGGTGGATCACATCAACGACTTCCATGTCAAGCCCGAAAAGGATTCTGGATACTGCTGCCAATGGGAAGGCTGTGCTCGAAATGGGAGGGGCTTCAATGCAAGGTATTCTGTGGCTTTATTCCATTGTCATGAGGATGACACAAAGCATATTTCTCATAAAAATTATACCAGTCTCTAAGCAACAGGTGTTAAAAGCAATGTAATTTCCGGTACCCATCTGCGAGTCgcttggtaccgggccgcgacaGTTGAGGCTTGAGTGCGAAATTTATGGTtctcagggtttttattggtttttagcgttgttttaatttttatcatttttattgttaactcggtttccctgggtcttttcccgtatatcatgaataaatcttctttttttggtaccagtactgattttattttgttgtatttatccgcgacacattAAAgccagtctgtgaaaatattgttggacataaactggtccgtggtgcaaaaaaggttggctgccttaagaaacaaagaaatgaaaacatgctAGCAATAGTAGCTTTGAATCCAGTGTGACAGGTCATCAGAGCGAGTCATGATCTTTTCAATATAAtgtcaaaatcaaatcacttttattgtcacatcacatgtgcaggtacattggtacagtacatgtgagtgaaattcttgtgtgcgagcttcacaagcaacagagttgtgcaaaatacaataatgtaaacaagcaaaatacaagaatggctacatctgaaactaataaatgtaAGCATCATATGTCAGGCTTCCAAGATAAGACACATTTGAATATCAGCAGCCACATCCTAggtaaaaatgctgaaaaaaataaaaacggcTTGATCTTGATTGTAAATGTGTGTCTTATTTGTTATGATTTCTAGGTATAAAATGCTGATTCATATCcgcacacacaccaatgagaAGCCACACCATTGTCCCACCTGTAACAAGAGCTTCTCACGTCTGGAGAACCTGAAGATACACACTCGCTCGCACACAGGTGAGTTCAGTCCCATCAAAACCAGCAATGACTTGAACCAGTCATTCTCAAACTGTGGTATGCATACCACTGGTGGTACGtgggctccctctagtggtacACGGGAAGattccaaaaatattttaagactaaataatatagcatgttctgactgagtgatttctgaaataataaaacgtacaactctgctatcacttctgtCATAAATGACAGACTTTACTCTAATAATGTAAAGAAGGAGCAAATTAAaccttttgaaaaaaaaggaacGTCCCAGTGAGGCTATTACAAAAGGCGACCATTAAGGCGACCATGGTCAATGGCGACCATTgaccattaaaaataaagtattttatatcttttgttcttatgcagtattttattttgttcttttaaaaagtgtcaCATCGGAATAACAGTTTCTTCTTTGTTCCTTTCCTTGTTGAGCAATGACACACCATGAATCTCAAGAGTTAGAAACAAACTGACAACATCCTTCTCTGGCATTgttctcaaatcaaatcatttcTTTCCCCTCCATTTCTCCTTCCTTTGTCCTTCTGTCTCTGactcatatttgtttgtttctcttttctttcaggGGAAAAGCCTTACATCTGCCCCTATGAAGGCTGCAGCAAGCGCTACTCCAACTCTAGTGACCGCTTCAAGCACACTCGCACCCACTATGTGGACAAGCCTTACTACTGCAAGATGGCTGGCTGCCTGAAGCGCTACACAGACCCCAGCTCCCTACGCAAGCACATCAAGGCTCATGGGCACTTTGTTGCCCAAGAGCCGGGGAGTTCAAGTAGGTCAGGGACAGGGCTGGGCCTTCCTACCCACCAGAGTGCCACTGAACAGCCCTCTGTAGGCGGGACTCCTGTCATCATCCCTGGGGCTGCTGCAGCCCTTCTTGGGGGCCTTGGGACGTCCTTGCCACTCTCTGCTTTCTGCCATGCCAGAGCTCTAGGCCACCACCGGGCACCGCTCTTTTCCATGGGTGGAGGAGGAAGCATGGGATCGCTCAGCCTTTCAGACTCCCCACTGTTGCGCTTTGGACTTTCAGCTGCGTCTATGTTTGGGTTGGGGGCTTTGGGAGGTCTGGGGCAGGTGGTAAGAAGGGAGCCAGAGGACGGGGAGGAATCAGAGGAAGGAGAGGACGGGGAAGTGCTGAACCTCTCTGCAGGGGTTGGGGCGAGACAAAGTGACGCTTTGTCTTGGGTGGTGGTTCCATCAAGGGCGCTACTCCTCAAACCAGCTGTTGTTAGTTAAGATGAACTGTCAGCAACTCAGAGAACCAGAGAgtttgactttgtgtttttccagCCTGCCATCATCATTATCACCGTGTCTCATACTAACATTTTATCAGAAATCACTGGTAATGTAAGTGTAATAGTTTAAAAAAGTACATAACATGTGAGACTCGCTCTGGATACCTTGGTGCCACATTAAGATACACTGAAATGTCTTTATGTTGGCATATCATGGAAAATCCAGATAATTCTATCTACAGTCCCTCAGTGTATGCCTGCATCACTTCCTTTTGTTGATATATTGTTGCTCTTTAAAACAGGACGTTTACTTCCTCATTTATGTTGTATTAAGGAGTTAAACCAAAGGTGTAGATCTCTGTGAAGCTGGTGGCTCCTGACAAAACACTAGTATTTAATACCCGGGCATGAAACCTTATTGGTTTTACTAACATAATGCAGTGCATATGACTGTGGAAAGCTTTTGTGGGTGTATAAGGTTATAAAAATCCCTTCCACAGTTAGAGCCATGCAACAGTTCAGCCATTCCAACCAATAATAACTAAAGACAGACTTGAGTACAGTGGTCTTGTAATGAGCAAAACTTCAGCAGGGCCTTTTTGTACTGCATAACAGTTATTTTTTACACCATACATGCATTTAGCTGTCTTAACTTTGAGAAGGTCAGTTCATCCATattgcaaagaaaagaaaaaaagccagatCCTTAATCGTAGCATGCAGATccactttatattttttttcccacattgACCTGAGATACCTACTGAGTATCTCTATAGCTCTAGTTGTTATCTGGGTAATGTTAAATCATCAGTGCAAACAGTTTCTCCTGTTGAAATACTCCTAAGGATAGCAATGTTGTTTGGATAATTTCCTCAACCACTATAGCTGTTTGTAGTTATTAGTAGGCTTGATAAAAAGTCTCGGgcatttaaaatttgtttgcttTAACTGGTCTCTGGTTTTAAAACCCCAGATGATGAGTAAGAGAACCAAAGGTCAAAAAGTAAGTCCATATAATAGTGACTCATACAGTAATGACCAGGGAAAACATTGTGATTGCCCGGCCATCACGTATACCCACCTTCATAGTCTGATTTACTCTAAATTAAACCACAGTTTACCAAGTTAATATCATGGTGAGACTTGAAACTGGGGCCTGAGATCATAAACCCACTAGGAAATGTTTACtccaaagagaaacaaaaccacATCGCTGCACAGCTAAATAACAGAAGTTAGGGAATATGTGTAATCTGGGTGAACTGAGCCTTCATAAACCCATCTTTTTAATTTCATCTACAGCTTGATTTCCTAAAGGATTTTTCCACAGGCAAGCTCGTGGATTAAATTTACCAAAGCTGCTAAGGAAAAACAGCTGGCACCCCGGCCTTGTGTAGTTTTTAAGCTCGACAACCCCCACAGAGTGCTTCCATCGACTCAGATTGTTTCCTCAACAATAAAGATGTGAGGAAACAAGGATGTGGGGAGCAATAGGAAGTACAGTCcacacaccaaaacacacacaattatgtAATATTAAAACATACAATACAGAGCTACCCTTGATACAGTTGATTTTATTTGAGCAAAGCTGTTTACACAATATTTATGCATATGAAGAGGAAATTATGTGTTTATGGAAAAGATTTTGCACAGCAGTCTTCTTATAGATTGTACTTAAGTCAGTTTGAAATCAAAATCTTTGACTCGGTCTGATCATGTAAAGGTTTCTATGGTTTCAGTTTGGTACACCAGTTGCTACGTGCAATATGTAGTCCTGGTATATCCCCTCACCTGCTTAATTTCCAagccaaaagcaaacagaataattgccTTGCCTCCAACCCCCaaaaatattgatttaaaaatgctaaatcACAAGAGGTCTCACGCTACACAGGACAATGTCAGCAGTTATCGCACTAATTTGCACATAGAAAAGTGCTCAGTGTTGCTCTCATATCTccactgctgtttattttagCTAACAGTAAAACCTTGACTCAGACTTAGAACACAATGACGTGTGACAGATTATTTTCAACAAAAAGCTATGTTGACCATGTGATTTTTCTAATCGCAAGAAGAAcgaactaaaaaacaaaaaaaaaaaacgaaaaacaaacatattgacACAAGTGAAGGTCAGAGCTCCTTCACTCGCAGATTATATTAGTTTAGTGTTTGTTGTACTAA
Coding sequences within:
- the LOC113024532 gene encoding zinc finger protein GLIS2-like isoform X1: MLSVDEPLDLKLPSGRTDGPGILGKRSCPSSICAHISIKRLRLQCTTFPSPPSSPDSLSSSQERPGSCFTPPAMDLSLSPSLRHASSLSPSPSSPSSLSPSSPMESPQSSSSPQPHLFSRESPFHRGVEPGASPQGYPFYVPVRSPPRSYSFPSSMFISQTREKPVSPEPSMDAQLACRWMKCHLLFDSLQDLVDHINDFHVKPEKDSGYCCQWEGCARNGRGFNARYKMLIHIRTHTNEKPHHCPTCNKSFSRLENLKIHTRSHTGEKPYICPYEGCSKRYSNSSDRFKHTRTHYVDKPYYCKMAGCLKRYTDPSSLRKHIKAHGHFVAQEPGSSSRSGTGLGLPTHQSATEQPSVGGTPVIIPGAAAALLGGLGTSLPLSAFCHARALGHHRAPLFSMGGGGSMGSLSLSDSPLLRFGLSAASMFGLGALGGLGQVVRREPEDGEESEEGEDGEVLNLSAGVGARQSDALSWVVVPSRALLLKPAVVS
- the LOC113024532 gene encoding zinc finger protein GLIS2-like isoform X2, whose protein sequence is MLSVDEPLDLKLPSGRTDGPGILGKRSCPSSICAHISIKRLRLQCTTFPSPPSSPERPGSCFTPPAMDLSLSPSLRHASSLSPSPSSPSSLSPSSPMESPQSSSSPQPHLFSRESPFHRGVEPGASPQGYPFYVPVRSPPRSYSFPSSMFISQTREKPVSPEPSMDAQLACRWMKCHLLFDSLQDLVDHINDFHVKPEKDSGYCCQWEGCARNGRGFNARYKMLIHIRTHTNEKPHHCPTCNKSFSRLENLKIHTRSHTGEKPYICPYEGCSKRYSNSSDRFKHTRTHYVDKPYYCKMAGCLKRYTDPSSLRKHIKAHGHFVAQEPGSSSRSGTGLGLPTHQSATEQPSVGGTPVIIPGAAAALLGGLGTSLPLSAFCHARALGHHRAPLFSMGGGGSMGSLSLSDSPLLRFGLSAASMFGLGALGGLGQVVRREPEDGEESEEGEDGEVLNLSAGVGARQSDALSWVVVPSRALLLKPAVVS